The following proteins come from a genomic window of Leptospira bandrabouensis:
- a CDS encoding FAD-binding oxidoreductase, with protein sequence MVAKKTKSAPEIKVPNKEKVEAWGMSSFSLSPVFRPETEEEIKELFVWANQTGTKVALRGGGCSYGDASTNTEGVVLDLTRFNKVLDFNLKTGVMTVQSGARIKDLWETGIENGFWPPVVSGTMMPTLGGALSMNIHGKNNFKVGTIGEHIKEFTFLTAKGDILVCSPKKNTDLFYSAISGFGMLGCFLTVQIKMKPIYAGKMKIDPVYVRNFDELFAYFEEHYKTSDYLVGWIDAFASGKSMGRGQIHKATNLKEGEDPDFPGNCLLERQHLPSRLFYVIPKKWMWILMRPFSFPLGMRLINLAKCIASILVNNKAYYQGHAEYAFLLDYVPNWKFVYKPGAMIQYQVFIPKENAKQAFREIFTICQERGIVNYLSVFKKHKPDPFLLTHAVDGFSMAMDFPVTRGNREKLWSLCHELDEIVLKHKGRFYFAKDSTLRKRVMESYFPKDNLKRFYSLKKKYDPKGILQTDLYKRVFLTEN encoded by the coding sequence ATGGTCGCTAAAAAAACTAAATCAGCTCCTGAAATTAAAGTTCCTAATAAGGAAAAAGTGGAAGCCTGGGGAATGAGTTCTTTTTCTCTTTCACCAGTGTTTCGGCCAGAAACAGAAGAAGAAATCAAAGAACTCTTTGTTTGGGCCAACCAAACTGGCACCAAAGTTGCGTTACGTGGTGGTGGTTGCAGTTATGGTGATGCATCCACGAATACTGAAGGAGTTGTTTTAGATCTCACTCGTTTTAATAAAGTTTTAGATTTTAATCTTAAGACAGGTGTGATGACCGTACAATCGGGTGCTCGGATCAAAGATCTTTGGGAAACCGGAATCGAAAATGGTTTTTGGCCACCAGTGGTTTCGGGTACTATGATGCCAACCTTGGGTGGGGCACTTTCCATGAACATTCATGGAAAAAACAACTTTAAAGTGGGAACCATTGGCGAACACATTAAAGAGTTTACCTTCCTGACTGCCAAAGGAGATATTTTAGTTTGTTCTCCTAAAAAAAATACAGATTTGTTTTATTCTGCCATTTCCGGATTTGGAATGTTAGGTTGTTTTTTGACAGTCCAAATCAAAATGAAACCAATCTATGCTGGAAAAATGAAAATTGATCCCGTGTATGTCAGAAACTTTGACGAACTATTTGCTTATTTTGAAGAACATTATAAAACTTCTGATTATTTAGTAGGTTGGATTGATGCCTTTGCTTCGGGAAAATCTATGGGCAGGGGCCAAATTCACAAAGCCACCAACCTAAAAGAAGGAGAAGATCCTGATTTTCCTGGTAATTGTTTACTGGAAAGACAACACCTTCCTTCTCGCCTATTCTATGTAATTCCTAAAAAATGGATGTGGATCCTTATGCGTCCTTTTAGTTTTCCTTTGGGGATGCGACTCATCAATTTGGCAAAATGTATTGCGAGCATTCTCGTAAACAATAAAGCCTATTACCAAGGCCATGCTGAATATGCATTCCTTTTGGACTATGTTCCTAATTGGAAGTTTGTTTACAAACCAGGTGCAATGATCCAATACCAAGTGTTCATTCCCAAAGAAAACGCCAAACAAGCGTTCCGTGAAATTTTCACTATATGCCAAGAACGTGGAATTGTAAACTACCTATCTGTTTTCAAAAAACACAAACCAGATCCGTTTTTACTGACTCATGCTGTGGATGGATTTTCTATGGCAATGGACTTTCCTGTTACCCGAGGGAACCGAGAAAAACTATGGTCTCTCTGTCATGAGCTGGATGAAATTGTACTAAAACACAAAGGAAGATTTTATTTTGCAAAAGACTCCACCCTTCGTAAACGAGTGATGGAATCTTATTTTCCTAAAGACAATCTTAAACGTTTCTATTCTCTGAAGAAAAAGTATGATCCAAAAGGAATTTTACAAACAGATCTTTACAAACGAGTTTTTTTAACAGAAAACTAA
- a CDS encoding LptF/LptG family permease yields MNLLLTPFLWFKREFIPFRTLDRYLFLDFFKTFIGTLIMLTSMIVIYKFTDVMKYLVSSKVNQTHVYLHVLYSLPSMVDQVVAPALMFSVCFVIGQFSVNKELVAMMVAGVSFIRIITPILFFGISMWLIMTLFGQTIVIPANKKAQIEYSIMAKGSNRLIDFVYQLHIKGKKGFYYVYWIDEKENTVKGGFNYIEITPDGHPTYTVSSQKAKFIPSPHSWVLYDAEEVRFNENLELVSRTKYAEKTYDFPEDLAYFSKPIRNPEEMNFFELADEIESRITKGIPFRNVIIQQHMAFAMPLMSFVVVALGALAGAITKRSAGVASLGLTIAVVLLYYILNSTAKTLAENGALPIWIGMWMTPVIFTTAAYYLYRKMNI; encoded by the coding sequence ATGAATTTGCTGTTAACTCCATTTCTTTGGTTCAAAAGAGAGTTCATTCCTTTTAGAACATTAGATCGTTATTTATTTTTAGATTTTTTCAAAACCTTTATTGGTACTCTCATCATGTTAACATCGATGATTGTGATTTATAAGTTCACCGATGTGATGAAGTATTTGGTTTCTTCTAAAGTTAACCAAACACATGTGTATTTACATGTTTTGTATTCTTTGCCATCGATGGTGGATCAAGTTGTCGCACCAGCACTGATGTTTTCCGTTTGTTTTGTGATCGGCCAATTTAGTGTAAACAAAGAACTAGTGGCGATGATGGTGGCTGGAGTTTCTTTTATTCGGATCATCACACCCATTTTGTTTTTTGGAATTTCGATGTGGCTTATTATGACTTTGTTTGGCCAAACAATTGTGATCCCGGCAAACAAAAAAGCCCAAATCGAATATAGTATCATGGCAAAGGGTTCCAATCGATTGATCGATTTTGTTTACCAATTGCATATCAAAGGGAAAAAAGGATTTTATTACGTCTATTGGATCGATGAAAAAGAAAACACTGTGAAAGGTGGATTCAATTATATCGAAATCACGCCAGATGGTCATCCAACGTACACTGTGTCCTCTCAAAAGGCAAAGTTCATTCCATCCCCTCATAGTTGGGTTTTGTATGATGCAGAAGAAGTTAGATTTAATGAAAACTTAGAATTAGTTTCTCGAACCAAATATGCAGAAAAAACTTATGACTTCCCTGAGGATTTAGCTTACTTTTCTAAACCAATTCGTAATCCTGAAGAGATGAATTTTTTTGAATTGGCCGATGAAATAGAATCGAGGATCACCAAAGGAATTCCTTTCCGAAATGTGATCATCCAACAACATATGGCGTTTGCAATGCCTCTTATGTCTTTTGTTGTAGTGGCTCTTGGTGCACTTGCCGGTGCGATCACCAAACGTTCTGCAGGTGTGGCAAGTCTTGGTTTAACTATCGCAGTTGTATTGTTATATTATATTTTGAATTCGACTGCCAAAACTTTAGCGGAAAATGGTGCTTTGCCGATTTGGATCGGTATGTGGATGACACCAGTGATTTTTACTACCGCTGCCTATTATCTGTATAGAAAAATGAATATTTAA
- a CDS encoding PP2C family protein-serine/threonine phosphatase, which translates to MTKSSFQERFKLDDEVMKISRICLIVFFSFIGFGVFAPTVELGLYDPKWIRILHASVTFGFFIATYFSDWVRNQIQSIMLFFFYTMSAHSLILLYWNSLYIGYLVGMILVLSCIGVSFVDRRSLVSYLGTITSAGILIGIYTREPQVDLPLYLSAIITPALVSYLTLNIRLSSVEKLRISESQLKGFQDRMLNELELANETQSNLVTTDWPKTKGLRLHSFFRSFGQVGGDAISYLEREDGKLALFFADVSGHGIASAMVSAMAVLAFKIHGNQNEPSLCLKSIHTDLQTLVPGNHISACVLFVDTDTKEIRYSIAGHPPLIRMEKNSDPKFMEGMGTLIVSYLKPNLKDFTITPNSGDRILLYSDGILEVFNEAGEIYGDEHLLSSIKNHSDKKGEDFLNALYEDSMSFSAKRISDDMSMLLLEIL; encoded by the coding sequence ATGACAAAATCATCCTTCCAAGAACGATTTAAACTTGATGATGAGGTGATGAAGATTTCAAGAATCTGCCTTATTGTTTTTTTTAGTTTTATCGGTTTTGGAGTGTTTGCTCCTACTGTAGAGTTGGGATTGTATGATCCTAAATGGATTCGCATCCTACATGCCTCTGTCACCTTCGGATTTTTTATAGCTACATATTTTTCAGATTGGGTTCGGAATCAAATCCAATCCATCATGCTTTTTTTCTTTTATACGATGAGTGCACATTCTCTCATTTTACTTTATTGGAATTCACTTTACATCGGTTATCTGGTAGGGATGATTTTGGTTCTTTCTTGTATTGGAGTGAGTTTTGTTGATCGTCGTTCCCTTGTTTCGTATTTAGGAACGATCACTTCTGCGGGAATACTTATTGGCATTTATACAAGAGAACCTCAGGTAGATTTACCACTATATCTTTCTGCAATCATTACTCCGGCGCTCGTTTCTTATTTAACACTTAATATACGATTAAGTTCTGTTGAAAAACTTAGGATCTCTGAATCCCAACTCAAAGGGTTTCAGGATCGAATGTTAAATGAACTTGAATTGGCAAACGAAACCCAATCCAATTTGGTTACGACCGACTGGCCAAAAACAAAAGGTCTTCGCCTACATTCTTTTTTTAGGTCTTTTGGGCAAGTGGGTGGTGATGCCATTAGTTATTTGGAAAGGGAAGATGGAAAGTTGGCGCTTTTTTTTGCGGATGTATCTGGTCATGGAATTGCCTCGGCTATGGTTTCTGCAATGGCAGTCCTTGCATTTAAAATTCATGGAAACCAAAACGAACCTTCTCTTTGTTTAAAATCAATCCATACCGACTTGCAAACGTTAGTGCCAGGTAATCATATTAGCGCTTGTGTACTCTTTGTAGATACGGACACAAAAGAAATTCGATATTCCATCGCAGGCCACCCCCCTCTCATCCGAATGGAAAAGAATTCAGATCCAAAGTTTATGGAAGGGATGGGCACTCTGATTGTTTCTTATTTAAAACCTAATTTAAAAGATTTTACGATCACACCAAATTCTGGAGACCGAATTTTACTCTATTCTGATGGGATTTTGGAAGTTTTTAATGAAGCGGGAGAGATTTATGGAGACGAACATTTACTCTCCTCTATAAAAAATCATTCTGACAAAAAAGGTGAAGATTTTTTAAATGCTCTATATGAGGACTCCATGTCATTTTCGGCAAAACGAATTTCCGACGATATGAGTATGTTATTACTAGAAATTTTATGA
- a CDS encoding acyl-CoA thioesterase, whose protein sequence is MPKPIKYKHKFTQQVVWGEMDAFGHVNNVTYVRYFESARADYFTKEGLWDSPLKPVKAGPVLTHLDMDYRKQVVFPATLEITLEVESISSRAFTVICSMWNENEECVLTGNAAFVWFDFELQKPSALPELFKTKFGSNHLV, encoded by the coding sequence ATGCCAAAACCAATCAAATACAAACATAAATTTACACAACAGGTAGTCTGGGGTGAGATGGATGCGTTCGGTCACGTAAACAATGTTACGTATGTTAGATACTTTGAATCTGCTAGGGCCGATTATTTTACTAAAGAAGGATTGTGGGACTCACCATTAAAACCAGTGAAAGCTGGGCCTGTGTTAACACATCTCGATATGGATTATCGCAAACAAGTTGTTTTTCCTGCTACGTTAGAGATTACCTTGGAAGTCGAATCCATATCTTCTAGAGCATTCACTGTGATTTGCTCCATGTGGAATGAAAACGAAGAATGTGTATTAACAGGAAATGCTGCCTTTGTTTGGTTTGATTTTGAATTACAAAAACCTTCGGCCCTTCCTGAACTTTTTAAAACTAAATTTGGATCAAATCATCTGGTATGA
- the pbpC gene encoding penicillin-binding protein 1C: MSRLPNHKKTKFNLPFTGKFFPQFIFIIGIFFCNYSLGALPTYQEVKSQYHPSDIQVFDRSGELIQRYRIRKDYRSEEWTDYEKLPKFLIDSVIHAEDKRFFEHTGIDSNALVSSFLGNLKGQTLRGGSTITMQLVSLLDPELKSSASKRKTIFQKLKQIQRAVELEETWSKEEIFEAYINLIYFRGELKGITSASKGLFRKSPDALTPNEAYLLAALIRSPQSSIEKVIKRVCLLKKEKDGASDCESISQFVRESLFRNLDYPQYPSFVPLYTKTILDVSFAEKNKEQVHYNSQVNSSLSLTFQRKVEELLKRNVKTLTDKNVKDGAVIVIENRTGQVLVYVPNIGEESSVSKLDLIRSKRQVGSTLKPFVYAQNFEENKLNPDSILSDSPVGIPVYQGIYRPLNYDKSYKGNVTVRESLGSSLNIPAIRSLSFLDINEFILVLERLGITGLRYSEFYGPSLALGTADITLLELTNAYRTLANGGMYSELIFDLSSELINPRRVFSPKTSYLVSEILSDREARSLGFGWDNFLSTAYYTSVKTGTSQDMRDNWCIGYSEIYTVGVWVGNPTGAPMLDVSGITGAAPVWRETMDLLHESLGSKLNPPQEISSDDSNSSFTSSKESRIERTKTTRILTPVNGSIFALDPDIPLGRQKILFTFSSYDVSYSYYLNDEKIGSAGGPYLWEPKKGEYRLQVKDRDDKVLSLSLFEVR; encoded by the coding sequence ATGTCGAGACTTCCCAATCATAAAAAAACAAAGTTTAATTTGCCTTTCACTGGTAAGTTTTTCCCCCAATTTATATTTATCATTGGAATCTTTTTTTGTAATTATTCCCTGGGTGCTTTACCAACTTACCAAGAAGTAAAATCACAATACCATCCTTCCGACATACAAGTGTTTGATAGGAGTGGGGAACTCATCCAAAGATACCGAATCCGAAAGGATTACCGGTCAGAAGAATGGACCGATTATGAAAAACTTCCTAAGTTCTTAATCGATTCTGTGATTCATGCAGAAGACAAACGTTTCTTTGAACATACAGGTATCGATTCCAATGCACTTGTTTCTTCTTTCTTAGGGAATTTAAAAGGACAAACGTTACGAGGTGGATCGACGATTACCATGCAACTTGTTTCCCTTTTGGATCCAGAACTAAAATCCTCTGCATCCAAACGAAAAACAATCTTTCAAAAATTAAAACAAATCCAAAGGGCAGTGGAGTTAGAGGAAACTTGGTCTAAAGAAGAAATTTTTGAAGCTTATATCAATTTGATTTATTTCAGAGGAGAGTTAAAAGGAATTACCTCTGCAAGTAAAGGGCTCTTTCGGAAATCTCCTGATGCTCTTACACCTAACGAAGCTTATTTACTCGCGGCCCTCATTCGTTCACCTCAAAGTTCTATTGAAAAAGTCATCAAACGAGTTTGTTTACTTAAAAAAGAAAAAGATGGTGCCAGTGACTGTGAATCTATCTCCCAATTTGTTAGGGAAAGTTTATTTCGAAATTTAGATTATCCCCAATACCCATCCTTTGTTCCGCTTTATACAAAAACCATTTTGGATGTTTCCTTTGCGGAAAAAAATAAAGAGCAGGTTCATTACAATTCACAAGTGAACTCATCATTGTCTTTAACCTTCCAAAGAAAAGTGGAAGAGCTCCTAAAACGAAATGTAAAAACACTGACCGACAAAAATGTAAAAGATGGGGCTGTGATTGTGATCGAGAATCGCACAGGCCAAGTATTGGTTTATGTTCCTAATATTGGGGAAGAAAGTTCAGTCTCCAAACTGGATCTCATTCGCAGTAAAAGACAAGTGGGTTCCACTTTAAAACCATTTGTCTATGCACAAAACTTCGAAGAAAATAAACTTAATCCCGATTCGATTCTTTCCGATTCTCCTGTGGGAATTCCTGTTTACCAAGGAATCTATCGGCCGTTAAACTATGATAAATCCTATAAGGGAAATGTTACGGTTCGCGAAAGCCTTGGTTCGTCCTTAAATATTCCGGCCATCCGTTCATTGTCTTTTCTCGATATTAACGAGTTCATTTTGGTATTAGAAAGACTCGGAATCACTGGTCTCCGTTATTCAGAGTTTTACGGCCCATCTTTGGCTCTCGGAACAGCAGACATCACACTTCTAGAATTGACAAATGCTTACCGAACCTTAGCCAACGGTGGAATGTATTCCGAATTAATATTTGATCTTTCCAGTGAATTGATTAATCCAAGAAGGGTATTTTCGCCTAAAACTAGTTATCTGGTATCAGAAATCCTTTCTGATCGGGAAGCTAGGTCACTCGGATTCGGTTGGGATAATTTTTTATCCACTGCTTATTATACTTCTGTCAAAACCGGAACCAGTCAAGATATGAGAGACAATTGGTGTATCGGTTATTCGGAAATTTATACCGTAGGAGTTTGGGTAGGAAATCCCACAGGAGCGCCGATGTTAGATGTTTCGGGAATTACAGGTGCCGCTCCTGTTTGGCGAGAGACTATGGATTTACTTCATGAATCACTAGGTTCTAAACTAAATCCACCTCAAGAGATAAGTTCAGATGATTCAAATTCCAGTTTTACATCGTCTAAGGAGAGTAGGATAGAGAGGACAAAGACAACAAGGATCCTTACGCCAGTGAATGGAAGTATCTTTGCATTGGATCCAGATATTCCTTTAGGTCGCCAAAAAATCCTCTTTACATTCAGTTCTTACGATGTTTCGTATTCTTATTATTTAAACGATGAAAAGATTGGCTCTGCCGGAGGGCCTTACCTCTGGGAACCAAAGAAGGGAGAATATCGTTTGCAAGTAAAAGATAGAGATGATAAAGTTTTATCTCTTTCTTTATTTGAAGTTCGGTAA
- a CDS encoding RsmD family RNA methyltransferase, whose protein sequence is MKGLRITQGKWKGKEIPTPPDVSGHLNFTNSLVKKAIFSLMDSRLLSWGLSFDSVLFCDYFAGSGQISAEAYSLSVKRLLTYELDQTRFRQLHSLFRGLTNVQLFRKDATKHALKWELGEESAYIFYLDPPYTYWSETPTRMKEMLESLYAFCLSLQKPFLILCQIPEHQPIDKIWSEVPHKVREYGSHFIIETGFENVETSQS, encoded by the coding sequence ATGAAAGGATTACGTATAACACAAGGAAAGTGGAAAGGAAAAGAAATTCCAACCCCACCCGATGTTTCTGGACATTTAAATTTTACCAATAGCCTCGTCAAAAAAGCTATTTTTTCCCTTATGGATTCTCGCCTGCTTTCTTGGGGTCTTAGTTTTGATTCTGTTTTGTTTTGTGATTATTTTGCTGGCAGTGGACAAATTTCTGCGGAAGCTTATAGCCTTTCAGTAAAAAGACTACTCACCTATGAATTAGACCAAACTCGTTTCCGCCAACTTCATTCTCTTTTTCGTGGCCTCACCAATGTACAATTATTTAGGAAAGATGCAACCAAACACGCATTAAAGTGGGAATTGGGAGAAGAATCAGCTTATATCTTTTATTTGGATCCACCTTACACGTATTGGTCGGAAACTCCTACTCGAATGAAAGAAATGTTAGAAAGTTTATATGCTTTTTGTTTATCTTTACAAAAACCATTCCTAATTTTATGCCAAATCCCAGAACACCAACCAATCGATAAAATTTGGTCAGAAGTTCCTCATAAAGTAAGAGAGTATGGTAGTCATTTTATCATAGAAACTGGTTTCGAAAATGTCGAGACTTCCCAATCATAA